A part of Carassius carassius chromosome 4, fCarCar2.1, whole genome shotgun sequence genomic DNA contains:
- the LOC132139516 gene encoding PR domain zinc finger protein 8-like, producing the protein MQMMEESCSQRLGWDGDAKTMQQCLTDIFTSVYTTCDIPENAIFGPCVLSHTSLYDSIAFIALKSTDKRTAPYIFRVDTSAANSSSEGLMWLRLVQSARDRDEQNLEAYVKNSQLFFRSLRRIEKDEELLVWYGKDLIELLLLSSGRNQAKSKGTSLFLCTDCSQRFQFEFPFLAHLRFRCIKRLQSMASPEEEATDASDQASLPPARSSLKLGRSDGFSNPQEGKPSTDFHNLARDLENNRTSPPSDKEAEILSENSGKRKFSDMEDSRNSGLSQPPKSKEELANSAQQYRGAYGLDESRRVFSPSVSESTETKRSAFTEVKKSPQSLKHSGKNSSSNSENKEAGRPSSNPAEKHLNIRQVLSETQLPQSRMETSSIGSAFTSVPQQGGGGSERKSAFSQPSRTFSQLSPLVMAPKLLPAVDCHPAVGDTVSSNRLYQADHLAAKLQGSELGSNCPVPGGIAKQNPFLYTTAFWPKTSGPIQLQMPSALTLLPPSFTSLCLPAQNWCAKCNASFRMTSDLVYHMRSHHKKEYAMEPLVKRRREEKLKCPICNETFRERHHLSRHMTSHN; encoded by the exons ATG cAAATGATGGAGGAATCGTGTTCGCAGAGACTGGGCTGGGATGGTGACGCAAAAACGATGCAGCAATGTTTAACGGATATATTTACCAGCGTGTACACCACCTGTGACATCCCGGAAAATGCCATTTTTGGCCCATGTGTTCTGAGTCACACTTCACTGTATGACAGCATCGCCTTTATCGCTCTCAAGTCCACAGACAAACGGACGGCGCCTTACATCTTCAGG GTGGACACGTCAGCTGCCAACAGTTCCTCAGAAGGCCTGATGTGGCTGAGGCTGGTTCAGTCGGCGAGAGACAGAGATGAACAGAACCTCGAGGCCTATGTGAAGAACAGCCAGCTTTTCTTCAGGTCACTGAGGAGAATAGAGAAAGATGAAGAGCTGCTGGTGTGGTATGGCAAGGATCTCATTGAGCTGCTGCTCCTGAGCTCAGGCAGAAATCAAGCCAAAAGCAAAG GAACATCACTCTTTTTGTGCACAGACTGTAGCCAGCGTTTCCAGTTTGAATTTCCCTTTTTGGCTCATCTAAGATTCCGCTGTATTAAGAGACTACAAAGCATGGCCAGCCCAGAGGAGGAGGCCACTGATGCCAGTGACCAGGCTAGTCTACCTCCTGCCAGGTCCAGTCTCAAACTGGGCCGATCTGATGGCTTCTCCAATCCACAGGAAGGAAAGCCATCCACAGACTTCCATAATCTAGCCAGGGATTTGGAGAATAACAGAACCAGTCCACCGAGCGACAAAGAGGCCGAGATCCTGAGCGAGAACTCAGGAAAGCGCAAGTTCTCTGACATGGAGGACAGCAGAAACAGTGGATTATCTCAGCCTCCCAAGTCCAAAGAGGAGTTGGCCAACTCGGCACAGCAGTACCGTGGAGCGTACGGTCTGGATGAGAGCAGGCGGGTTTTCTCACCCTCTGTTTCAGAGTCGACGGAAACCAAAAGGAGCGCCTTCACAGAGGTCAAAAAGTCACCTCAGAGCTTGAAGCACAGCGGTAAAAACTCCAGCTCCAACTCGGAGAACAAGGAGGCTGGCCGGCCCAGCAGCAACCCGGCTGAAAAGCACCTCAACATCAGACAGGTTCTCAGTGAGACTCAGCTCCCACAGTCCCGAATGGAGACCTCGTCAATTGGAAGCGCTTTCACTTCGGTGCCCCAGCAGGGGGGTGGAGGCTCGGAGAGAAAGAGTGCCTTTAGCCAGCCGTCTCGCACTTTCTCACAGCTATCACCTCTTGTCATGGCACCCAAACTTCTGCCAGCAGTAGACTGCCATCCGGCAGTGGGCGACACTGTCTCTTCCAATAGACTCTACCAGGCAGACCACCTCGCCGCAAAGCTCCAAGGCTCAGAACTAGGCAGCAACTGTCCTGTGCCGGGTGGCATTGCAAAACAGAACCCTTTTCTATACACCACAGCCTTCTGGCCCAAGACTTCAGGCCCCATCCAGCTGCAAATGCCCTCTGCTCTCACGCTTCTGCCCCCTTCATTTACTTCACTTTGTCTGCCTGCCCAGAACTGGTGTGCCAAATGCAATGCTTCCTTCCGCATGACCTCTGACCTGGTCTACCACATGCGCTCGCACCACAAAAAGGAATATGCCATGGAACCTCTTGTTAAAAGAAGGAGAGAAGAAAAGTTAAAATGTCCAATCTGTAATGAGACTTTCAGGGAGCGGCACCACCTTTCCCGGCACATGACCTCTCACAACTGA